One stretch of Pedobacter riviphilus DNA includes these proteins:
- a CDS encoding helix-turn-helix domain-containing protein, whose protein sequence is MNGVKLERMELKGLYSCENIRKYRDEKCYSQEYVARQLDIQQSTYQRIETGKVKISTNRLSQLARIFNKPIEAFFGTGIKISTDDFDNEINLMREIITQKDDSIRILEEKIFRRDNKIKELKRQIEEKAK, encoded by the coding sequence ATGAACGGAGTTAAATTAGAAAGAATGGAGTTGAAAGGACTATATAGTTGTGAAAACATACGGAAGTACAGAGATGAAAAATGCTATAGCCAAGAATATGTTGCTAGGCAACTTGACATCCAACAAAGTACCTATCAAAGAATAGAAACTGGAAAGGTTAAGATTTCGACAAATCGTTTATCGCAATTGGCACGTATTTTTAATAAACCAATAGAAGCTTTTTTTGGAACAGGGATAAAAATAAGTACTGATGATTTTGATAATGAGATAAATTTAATGAGAGAAATTATAACTCAAAAAGACGATAGTATACGAATACTTGAAGAAAAAATTTTTAGAAGAGATAACAAAATAAAGGAATTGAAACGACAAATAGAAGAAAAGGCAAAGTAA
- a CDS encoding ABC transporter permease — MDSSPSKKVWLKFKRNKFAFGGLAFILLLMVMGILGYLIMPDDSPNANVQTLQLNKKKPGSTFIFLIINRNPNVEKVNFFERMLHGQTPTFKSIPITSYKIKDQAVFVQEYIGDDEKAKETVYRLKDLCPSCVLPSKAGTRQILFEKNNIYKQSYLLGTDIYGRDLLSRLILGIRVSLSVGLMAVLISLFIGVSLGAIAGYFGGRIDAAISWFMNVVWSLPSLLLVIAISFALGKGFWQIFIAVGLSTWVDVARLVRGQVMALKEVEFVEAARALGFSTSRTIIKHILPNIAGPILVVASSNFASAILLETGLSFLGFGAQPPMPSWGSMIKEHYGYIIMDAAYLAILPGLAIMLTVYAFNVLAIGLRDAFDVKGQNVTV, encoded by the coding sequence ATGGATAGTAGCCCATCGAAAAAAGTATGGTTAAAATTTAAGCGGAATAAATTTGCTTTTGGCGGATTAGCCTTTATTTTACTTTTGATGGTAATGGGTATTTTGGGTTATTTAATTATGCCTGATGATTCTCCAAATGCGAATGTGCAAACGCTCCAGTTAAACAAAAAGAAACCTGGCAGTACTTTTATTTTCTTAATCATCAACCGGAACCCCAATGTAGAAAAAGTTAACTTTTTCGAGAGAATGCTCCATGGGCAAACACCTACTTTTAAAAGCATCCCGATAACTTCTTACAAGATCAAAGATCAGGCAGTTTTTGTGCAAGAATATATTGGCGACGACGAAAAAGCCAAAGAAACAGTATACAGATTAAAAGATTTATGCCCCAGTTGTGTTTTACCTTCAAAAGCCGGCACTCGGCAAATTCTTTTCGAGAAAAACAATATTTATAAACAAAGCTATTTGCTGGGAACTGATATTTATGGGCGCGATTTATTAAGCCGGTTAATTTTAGGTATCAGAGTTTCGTTATCTGTAGGTTTAATGGCTGTTCTGATCTCCCTTTTTATTGGTGTAAGTTTGGGTGCAATAGCAGGTTATTTTGGCGGGCGTATAGATGCTGCAATTAGCTGGTTTATGAATGTTGTTTGGTCGCTACCATCCCTACTGCTCGTTATTGCTATATCGTTTGCTTTGGGTAAAGGTTTTTGGCAGATATTTATTGCGGTAGGTTTATCTACCTGGGTAGATGTTGCCAGATTGGTGCGTGGGCAGGTAATGGCTTTAAAAGAGGTCGAATTTGTAGAAGCAGCAAGAGCCCTGGGTTTTAGTACAAGCAGAACCATTATCAAACATATATTACCGAACATTGCAGGGCCAATTTTAGTGGTAGCCTCATCTAATTTTGCTTCGGCCATATTGCTAGAAACCGGACTAAGCTTTTTAGGTTTTGGTGCGCAGCCACCCATGCCAAGTTGGGGGAGTATGATTAAAGAACATTATGGTTATATCATTATGGACGCCGCTTATCTTGCCATTTTGCCTGGTTTAGCTATTATGCTTACCGTTTATGCTTTTAATGTACTGGCCATAGGCTTACGAGATGCCTTCGATGTAAAAGGGCAAAATGTAACGGTTTAA
- a CDS encoding bacteriocin-like protein → MKNLKPLTRSELKEVIGGNTPPLTAIDLLMVDCFVGCMNATEDATVREICYSLCRNTPPY, encoded by the coding sequence ATGAAAAATTTAAAACCACTTACAAGATCAGAATTGAAAGAAGTTATTGGCGGAAATACACCACCCTTAACAGCCATTGATTTGCTAATGGTTGATTGCTTTGTTGGGTGCATGAATGCTACTGAAGATGCAACTGTACGGGAAATTTGCTATAGCTTATGTAGAAATACACCTCCATATTAA
- a CDS encoding lysylphosphatidylglycerol synthase domain-containing protein, with protein MTGKNKKILSIFIKAAIVIFAFWFIYHKLVANKNLHDFSTLLKDIPQIEIITIIGIVVLLMFVNWFLEAGKWKYLMSHIEPISFYRAIESVFCGLTLAIFTPNRLGEYGGRVFFLSPKRRIVGIVAMSVGSIGQLVLTNVFGAVAVCFFVYRFIPIDPVLFIALVFFAVIFCLFFLIFYFNIRWLNGILLSIKFTRKYKKFYSILGRYRKRELFKIITYCFARYLVFSSQYFILFIWLIPGLHYADIIMMTCLLFLVQSALPSLDLFDVGIRSVTAVELFKHVTDQHVAVIACTASIWLINIIIPAILGTYFVFKLNFFGNLKSN; from the coding sequence TTGACAGGCAAGAACAAAAAAATATTATCAATCTTCATCAAAGCTGCAATTGTAATATTTGCTTTTTGGTTTATTTACCATAAGCTGGTTGCGAATAAAAATCTGCACGATTTCAGTACTTTATTAAAAGATATCCCTCAGATAGAAATTATCACAATAATCGGGATAGTAGTGCTCCTTATGTTTGTAAACTGGTTTTTAGAGGCGGGCAAATGGAAATACTTAATGAGCCACATTGAGCCTATCAGCTTTTATCGTGCTATTGAATCGGTATTTTGCGGATTAACATTGGCCATTTTTACGCCTAACAGATTGGGAGAGTACGGAGGGAGGGTATTTTTCCTTTCGCCCAAAAGAAGGATTGTGGGTATTGTGGCCATGAGCGTAGGCAGTATCGGTCAGTTAGTGCTGACCAATGTTTTTGGAGCCGTTGCAGTCTGCTTTTTTGTATACCGTTTTATCCCTATCGATCCTGTACTATTTATTGCTCTGGTATTTTTTGCGGTAATTTTTTGCCTTTTTTTTCTGATCTTCTACTTTAATATCCGTTGGTTAAACGGGATTCTGCTCTCTATTAAATTCACCAGGAAATACAAGAAGTTTTACAGCATTTTAGGCCGTTACCGAAAAAGAGAGTTGTTTAAAATCATCACTTATTGTTTTGCCCGTTATCTGGTATTTAGCTCGCAATATTTCATTCTGTTTATCTGGTTGATACCAGGTTTGCATTATGCAGATATCATTATGATGACCTGTTTGCTCTTTTTGGTTCAATCAGCATTACCTTCACTTGATCTTTTTGATGTTGGTATACGGAGTGTTACTGCCGTTGAATTATTTAAACATGTAACCGATCAACATGTGGCTGTTATTGCATGTACTGCAAGTATATGGCTCATAAATATTATAATTCCTGCTATCTTAGGCACTTATTTCGTTTTTAAACTCAATTTTTTTGGAAATCTTAAATCTAATTAG
- a CDS encoding M16 family metallopeptidase, whose product MKKLFIIAAISLLAQGISAQTIDRSHKPKPGPAPVITVGDPVIYKLANGITVLVVENHKLPKVSASYSIDAGPITEGAKAGVVGLMGNMLNEGTTTKTKAQFDEAVDQLGADVGAGSYGGSASALTRYFPQAFALMAESIRKPAFPAESFEKLKSQTITGLKSNEKSAKAISARVVNALAYGKNHPYGEFETEASITGITLDDVKAAYKKYITPSRGYLTFVGDIKPEAAKAFAEKAFGDWKGTALTLPVLTKVANPAKTEVDIVNVSNAVQSEITVVNLIDLPMSSPDYFPILLANQILGGGSESRLFDNLREKHGFTYGAYSSTGSGRFQSKFSATAAVRNEKVDSAVVEFLREINTIRTTKVTAEELQNAKNLFNGSFALGLENPARTAGFASNILINNLPKDFYRTYLQKVNAVTTDDILRVAKKYYNYDNTRVVIVGKTDAFEAGLKKAGFTVNQFDSFSNPLKK is encoded by the coding sequence ATGAAGAAATTATTTATTATAGCTGCAATTTCCTTATTGGCTCAAGGTATTTCAGCACAAACAATAGATCGAAGCCACAAGCCAAAACCGGGTCCAGCACCTGTTATTACCGTTGGCGATCCTGTTATTTATAAATTAGCAAATGGCATCACTGTTTTGGTTGTAGAAAACCATAAATTGCCAAAAGTATCAGCAAGTTATAGTATCGATGCAGGTCCTATTACCGAAGGTGCAAAAGCGGGCGTTGTTGGTTTGATGGGCAATATGCTGAACGAGGGAACCACAACTAAGACCAAAGCACAATTTGATGAGGCAGTAGATCAGTTAGGTGCCGATGTAGGTGCTGGTTCTTATGGCGGCAGTGCTTCTGCTTTAACCCGTTATTTCCCTCAGGCATTCGCTTTAATGGCCGAGAGTATCCGTAAACCTGCTTTTCCGGCAGAATCTTTCGAAAAACTAAAATCGCAAACCATTACTGGGTTAAAATCTAACGAGAAAAGTGCGAAAGCTATTTCAGCACGTGTGGTAAATGCATTGGCTTATGGCAAAAATCATCCTTATGGAGAGTTTGAAACCGAGGCTTCTATTACGGGCATTACTTTAGACGATGTAAAAGCGGCTTACAAGAAATACATTACCCCATCAAGAGGTTATTTAACTTTTGTAGGCGATATTAAACCAGAAGCTGCCAAAGCTTTCGCAGAGAAAGCCTTTGGCGATTGGAAAGGCACTGCCTTAACTTTACCAGTACTTACTAAAGTTGCTAATCCTGCCAAAACAGAAGTAGACATCGTTAATGTGAGCAACGCAGTTCAATCTGAAATTACGGTTGTGAACTTAATCGACCTGCCAATGAGCAGCCCCGATTATTTTCCAATATTATTGGCGAACCAGATTTTAGGTGGTGGCTCTGAATCGAGATTATTTGATAACCTCCGCGAGAAACATGGCTTTACTTACGGTGCATACTCAAGCACAGGCTCAGGCCGTTTCCAATCTAAATTTTCGGCTACCGCAGCTGTTAGAAATGAGAAAGTTGACAGTGCAGTAGTAGAATTTTTAAGAGAAATTAACACCATCCGCACGACAAAGGTTACTGCTGAAGAATTACAGAATGCTAAAAATCTTTTCAATGGATCGTTTGCATTGGGTTTAGAAAATCCGGCACGTACTGCAGGCTTTGCGAGTAACATTTTAATTAACAACTTACCGAAGGATTTTTACCGCACTTATTTACAAAAAGTAAATGCAGTTACCACTGATGATATTTTAAGGGTTGCCAAGAAATATTACAATTACGATAATACGCGTGTTGTAATTGTTGGTAAAACCGATGCTTTTGAAGCAGGATTGAAAAAAGCAGGATTTACTGTAAATCAGTTTGATAGTTTTTCTAATCCTCTTAAAAAGTAA
- a CDS encoding QcrA and Rieske domain-containing protein, translated as MERNEFIKSLGLGVAMVCTGACFSACGKKSDAPEPSKPNGGGVPSGTTASVDLSTQLLTIGASLTVNSILFIRTAAGNTTTSFVATQAVCPHQGGALSFIQASNYIQCGLHSSRYSTSGSILAQPNDGGTTSALKVYPLTVSGNTLTATA; from the coding sequence ATGGAACGTAACGAATTTATCAAATCATTGGGACTAGGTGTTGCTATGGTTTGTACCGGAGCTTGTTTTTCTGCTTGCGGTAAAAAAAGTGATGCACCAGAACCCAGCAAACCAAACGGTGGCGGTGTTCCTTCCGGAACTACTGCTAGCGTAGATCTGAGCACACAATTACTAACAATTGGTGCATCGCTCACCGTAAACAGCATATTGTTTATCCGTACCGCTGCAGGGAATACCACTACCTCATTTGTAGCCACACAAGCGGTTTGCCCACACCAGGGCGGTGCATTAAGTTTCATCCAGGCCAGCAACTACATTCAATGTGGCTTGCATAGTTCGAGGTATAGCACTTCGGGAAGCATTTTAGCCCAACCAAATGATGGTGGCACCACGAGTGCACTAAAAGTTTATCCGCTTACTGTTTCAGGAAATACACTAACCGCAACAGCCTAA
- a CDS encoding DUF5777 family beta-barrel protein, with the protein MKYHLKSLLYLFAICLPYLASAQDSLENALQLPAEKKNVQATFKATKLINIQTNETIYKNELDFRVDHRFGDIAGSAGGTKNFFGLDQSTDIRIGFEYGISDRLSVGLSRAKGAGVVTQLYEGNLKYRLLEQTADDKVPVAVTLFGSTTLSATKASTDPTAANAFSEFQDRLTYVVQAVIARKFNSNFSVLLMPSYVHRNFTVFGDQNDMLALSVGGRIKITKRMAFVADYTIPFRDKNKEAYLESTLGTQYYKTLGAGLEFETGGHIFHLNFTNATAIQESQFITDTNTSWLKGQYRWGFSIARRFSFDKKKAK; encoded by the coding sequence ATGAAATATCATCTAAAATCTCTGTTATACCTATTTGCGATCTGTTTGCCGTATTTGGCATCTGCACAAGATTCGCTTGAGAATGCTTTACAGCTACCCGCCGAAAAAAAGAATGTACAGGCTACTTTTAAGGCTACCAAACTGATCAACATCCAAACCAATGAAACCATTTATAAAAATGAACTTGATTTTAGGGTAGATCACCGTTTTGGCGATATTGCAGGTAGCGCAGGTGGTACCAAAAACTTTTTTGGACTGGATCAGTCAACAGATATCCGTATTGGTTTTGAATACGGAATCAGTGATAGACTTTCGGTAGGTTTATCAAGGGCAAAAGGAGCCGGTGTAGTAACACAGCTTTACGAAGGAAACTTAAAATATCGTTTGCTGGAGCAAACCGCTGATGATAAGGTACCTGTTGCGGTAACTTTATTTGGCAGTACTACCCTTTCGGCAACGAAAGCCTCAACAGACCCTACTGCAGCAAATGCATTCAGCGAATTCCAGGACCGTTTGACCTACGTGGTGCAAGCCGTAATTGCCCGTAAATTTAATTCAAACTTCTCGGTATTGTTAATGCCATCGTACGTACACCGCAACTTTACTGTTTTTGGCGATCAGAACGACATGCTCGCGCTGTCGGTTGGTGGTCGTATCAAAATTACCAAACGTATGGCCTTTGTGGCCGATTATACCATTCCGTTCAGGGATAAAAATAAAGAGGCTTATCTCGAAAGCACATTAGGGACACAGTATTATAAGACACTTGGTGCCGGACTGGAGTTTGAAACTGGCGGTCATATTTTCCACCTTAATTTCACCAACGCCACAGCTATACAGGAGTCGCAATTTATTACCGATACTAATACTTCCTGGCTTAAGGGACAATACCGTTGGGGCTTTAGTATTGCCCGAAGGTTCTCTTTCGATAAGAAGAAAGCAAAGTAG
- a CDS encoding YceI family protein, producing the protein MQKLFFTLTALFLCTGIKAQIWVSKSVNSSFFSSTPVEDIDAQSKTGASALNTKTNDIIFKINNTSFQFKKKLMQEHFNENYMESDKFPTSDFKGKIVEQIDFSKPGTYPVTVKGNLQIHGVTKEYTTKGSLVITGDEAKATSTFNVKLADHDIKIPTIVFKQIAEIIQVKMTAIYQPKK; encoded by the coding sequence ATGCAAAAATTATTTTTCACATTAACAGCCCTATTTTTATGCACAGGCATAAAAGCCCAGATTTGGGTAAGTAAAAGTGTTAATTCTTCGTTTTTTTCTTCAACACCTGTAGAAGATATCGATGCACAGAGTAAAACAGGTGCTTCGGCACTTAATACCAAAACCAACGATATCATTTTCAAAATCAATAATACTTCTTTTCAATTTAAGAAAAAACTGATGCAGGAGCATTTTAACGAAAATTATATGGAAAGTGATAAGTTCCCTACTTCTGATTTTAAAGGGAAAATTGTAGAACAGATCGATTTTTCGAAACCAGGTACTTATCCTGTTACGGTTAAGGGCAACCTGCAGATCCATGGCGTAACCAAAGAGTATACGACAAAAGGATCCTTGGTAATTACCGGCGATGAAGCAAAAGCCACTTCTACATTCAATGTAAAACTGGCCGATCATGATATCAAAATCCCAACGATCGTTTTTAAACAGATTGCAGAAATCATACAGGTAAAAATGACTGCTATTTATCAACCTAAAAAATAA
- a CDS encoding c-type cytochrome: MKKQNSIFLLAAITALLFACSKKQAEELKPETPTPNGPTPVTTTNVTYSNFAGALFQTKCNSCHGPNGGVKGVWALNGLASIKNDARVANSVLVTKTMPKGGSLTVSERELLQAWVDKGMPE; encoded by the coding sequence ATGAAAAAACAAAATTCAATCTTTTTATTAGCCGCTATTACCGCCTTGCTTTTTGCCTGCTCTAAAAAACAAGCAGAAGAATTAAAGCCAGAAACACCAACACCCAATGGCCCAACGCCTGTAACCACAACGAATGTAACCTACTCAAATTTTGCCGGGGCATTGTTTCAAACCAAATGTAACAGCTGCCATGGGCCTAATGGAGGAGTGAAAGGGGTATGGGCATTAAATGGTTTAGCTTCTATAAAAAATGATGCACGTGTAGCTAATTCTGTCCTGGTTACCAAAACAATGCCAAAAGGCGGATCACTAACTGTTAGCGAAAGAGAGCTATTACAAGCCTGGGTTGATAAAGGCATGCCAGAATAG
- a CDS encoding glycosyltransferase family 2 protein, with protein MEILNLISLISAALTLIYGFLVLNFIRGWHNLVYFRPQKSDPQTKVSIIVAARDEEANIAKTIDDLIAQQYPKALTEIIIIDDHSTDRTSEIVLSYADRNVKLIKLNEDRALNSYKKKAIQTAIGSCSGDLIITTDADCRMGSAWLATIVNLYEQKNYKMISSPVAYFQEKSFFERLQSLEFLYLIGLGASTIGNKQPSTCNGANLAYEKITFYEVGGFQGIDDLASGDDELLLHKIAAKYPDQIGFLKNREAIVYTHAKETLSAFIQQRKRWASKSTRYKNKAIIVLGVLIWIFNLTILANFITGLFIPGFLAITFYQLLVKMVLETLFLWDVTGFAKRRSLLILIPVLNVLHVLYMVYIGIAGNSGKYNWKGRMVR; from the coding sequence TTGGAAATCTTAAATCTAATTAGTCTTATATCTGCTGCTCTAACCTTAATTTATGGTTTTTTGGTGCTTAATTTTATTAGAGGATGGCATAACCTGGTCTATTTTAGGCCACAAAAGTCAGATCCCCAAACCAAAGTTTCTATTATTGTTGCGGCAAGGGATGAGGAAGCGAATATCGCCAAAACCATTGATGATCTGATTGCACAGCAATATCCTAAAGCTTTAACAGAGATTATTATTATTGATGATCACTCTACTGATCGTACTAGTGAAATTGTATTGAGTTACGCAGATAGGAATGTGAAATTGATCAAACTAAATGAAGACAGGGCCTTAAATTCATACAAAAAGAAAGCTATTCAAACAGCAATAGGTAGCTGCTCTGGCGATCTGATTATTACCACTGATGCCGATTGCAGGATGGGTTCCGCTTGGCTGGCAACCATTGTAAATCTATACGAACAGAAAAACTATAAAATGATCTCTTCGCCAGTAGCTTATTTTCAGGAGAAAAGTTTCTTTGAAAGATTGCAATCTTTAGAATTTCTTTATCTTATTGGTTTAGGGGCTTCTACCATTGGAAACAAGCAACCATCAACTTGTAACGGTGCAAATCTGGCCTATGAAAAAATAACTTTTTATGAGGTTGGTGGTTTCCAGGGAATAGATGATCTGGCATCGGGCGATGATGAGCTACTGTTACATAAAATTGCAGCCAAATATCCAGATCAGATCGGTTTCCTCAAAAATAGGGAAGCCATTGTATACACCCATGCAAAAGAAACTTTAAGTGCATTTATACAACAACGTAAACGCTGGGCCTCGAAGAGCACCCGTTATAAAAACAAAGCCATTATTGTGTTGGGGGTACTGATTTGGATCTTTAACCTCACTATTCTGGCAAACTTTATCACCGGACTTTTTATTCCAGGGTTTTTAGCGATCACATTTTATCAATTATTGGTTAAAATGGTTTTAGAAACCTTATTTTTATGGGATGTAACCGGCTTTGCAAAAAGGCGCAGTTTACTCATTTTAATCCCTGTTTTAAATGTGTTGCATGTGCTTTATATGGTGTACATCGGCATTGCTGGAAACAGTGGAAAATACAATTGGAAAGGCAGAATGGTTAGATAA